The Triticum urartu cultivar G1812 chromosome 5, Tu2.1, whole genome shotgun sequence genome contains the following window.
GTAATTATAATTGTTTTACAGCAAAAGCTCTTGTTGTTATTTCTTGTATCGTTGAGGCATTTTGCGAGCTGACCCTGTTTGCATCCTTTTCAGTAGTTGGGTCCAGACCAGACCATTGTGTTTGTGACGCCATGGTGATGAGGCAACTAAGCAAAAAGACGCCTGTTGCTGCATATCTTATGATCTGGCATGAATGTTGTTTCAGGTTGACGAGTGACGACTGATTCGTGTTTGGTCGATGCAAATCAGATGATGTGATGTTTCTCGCGGCAACAGGTACCTCACTGTGTATCCATTAGTTAGTGGTGTGTCAGTTAAGAGTTTCTAGCTAGTTTTTTGTAGTGCAAACCCTGCTCATATTGATCGACTTGTTCATACTAGCTAGATGCTTAATTTGAGTCAAAAACACATGCAAGATTCACACAAGAATCTAGATTGTTTATACCGATAAATTACAAATATATATCTAGCTAATAACATAACAATAATGTACGCACTGCAGAAAATAAATAATCAAAACTAAAACCGCATACCCAGGTTTGTTCCAGATGACTGCCGTTATAAATTACATTTGTTGTTGCTATGGAACTCGCCTACCCAACATGGCGTGTACGGAAAATATTCATAATTTTGTTCGGTAGATCTGAAGCCTTCAAAAAGATTATAACAGGCTGGGCGCATGTTGCCTAAGCATTCAACCCTCGAGCTATTCAAATGGTAGGCGTGTACCGTAGCATCCCATGTTTCTTTGGTGAAGCTGCTCAAGAACATAATCTCTTTGAATGGGTGAAATCCAAGTACATCACATCCATGACGACGCTCTTCAGCCATGTCTACGATGTTGTCTGCACCGTCATTGTCAGAGTCCCAGTCAGTTTTTTCTTGGACTATTGCTTTCTTCTTGACTTCTGGAAGTTGAGAACGGAAGAATTCATAGTTAATGTCTTGTAAGACCCATGGACCATGAACACGCTGATCTGACGCTCGCACGCACTTAAGGTCATATTCACCCTTCATCATCCACTTCATCTGACCATATGATTCATCCAGGATCCAAACTCGAAAGAGATCCTTAACGAACGATGCATAGTACACGCCTTTTTTTGATCTTCCTAGATAAGCCATGGTTTCCTTGTCGGTTGGTAGTTTAATCACGCGGTACTTGTCATCGGAAAGAGATATCCTGCAAGGTCAAATCATTGACAGAAACTGTATACAAGTCCATAGAATCAAGTGATCCTTTGATCATGGTAAAACAAGTGACGGTATGAAATTGGTAATGTTGTAATCAAGTATATATATGTACACCTCATGACAGCATTAGGCTGGCAGTGCACATAAAGTGCTTGTTGCCAGTAGGCGGCGCCACGTTTGGCCGATGACCATTCGTAGGGGTGATCTTGTCGTGCCTCGGCGACAATCCCTGCAACATCACCTTCTCTAACAAAAGGCCTCTCCTCCCAGCGATCCGACTTTGAGGAGAAGACATCCAGGATGTATGTAGACGGTGGCCATTCGGATTTCTCCACTAAGCGGTCTAATTGGACGGTACTGCAGACCCCCATGTCCCTATAGGTACTCTGCTCGCGCAAACTGGGAATGCTGAACACTTGGTAGTGGGGTGACACGGTGGGATCGAAGACTAGATGCTTATTGAACCAAAAGGTCATCCATTCTGGATCGGCCGGGCGCCGGCGCGGAGGCAAAAGATCCCAGCGTCGCGTGGCAGGGCTGACAACGTACAGGCTGGTCAGGAGGAGGCCATTGCAGTGGTCTCGAACAAAGTAGTCTTCGTCAAACCCGTCGCCTACCCCATCAAAGGGATACATGGGGGGAGGCAAGAAGTCGAGCTTGGTATTGGCTGATGAGGGAGAGGGGCGGGCGAAGAACTCCGGGAACGCGTGTGAGTCGAACTGGATGAAGATGCCGGCGAATGAGAGTGGGAGCAGGTCAGGGCGCAGGAGGCGGCGCTCGTCGATGGTGCGGCGCCAGGCCTTGCAGACGCACCGCGACGCGGCGAGCCAGCGTGGTGGAAGACGGCGGAGAACATCGCCTAGAGCGTCGTCCGGTAGGTCGTCCATGGATCTCTCGGGCTGGAGCTGGATGTGCTGGCCGGTAGTATCTAATACGGAACAGATTCTGATGGAAAAATGATGTACGTGTATATGCAGGAAGCCGGGTGTCGTACACAAACAAATTACCTCACGGCGTAATTTTATAGTATGTTCCAAGATTCGTGCTCTAGCTATAAAATATTTAGGTACCAGCGATAATATTTTGACACTACTTATACTAGTAAGTTATACGTGCATAGCACGTGAGAGCTCATATAGTCAAACTACAACCAAAGATAGACATATTGTTACTGTAAAATATATTGTGCCTGTTTTATCTAGGTATCCTTTTTGGCTAGTTATGCCGGCAAATGAAATTATGAGGCATATGCATGAAGTATAACATACAAAAATCACGTAAAATATACTGAGCGTGTTTTATCTAGGTATCTTTTTTGGCTATCTCAAAGCTAATGTTCTACAGTATCTGTAAAGATAAATATGATTTATGAAGGTACATAGACTTGAATACGAAGTAAAATGAATGATAGTTTCGATAGAAAAAGAAGTTAGGAGAGTCTGAGTATGGAAGAGTCTAGAATAAAGTAGAAGTGTGCTTTAAATTTTATGCAAAATGTCCATATGGCTTTAGCCCAACCATAGAATCTTCTAGATAGTACACGTGGAAGAATCCAGTGAAGTAATGAGAAGATCCAACGGTCAATAACACTCGGATTTGCCACGTCTCCACCGTTAGATCGGCTTCATCCAAGGGTTGTTAttcaaagttattcgcacactatatagtgGTATAGAAAAGATAGACATGTTGTTACTGTAAAATATATTGTGCCTGTTTTATCTAGGTATCCTTTTTGGCTAGTTATGCCGGCAAATGAAATTGTGAGGCATATGCATGAAGTATAACATACAAAAATCACGTAAAATATACTGAGCGTGTTTTATCTAGGTATCTTTTTTGGCTATCTCAAAGCTAATGTTCTACAGTATCTGTAAAGATAAATATGATTTATGAAGGTACATAGACTTGAATACGAAGTAAAATGAATGATAGTTTCGATAGAAAAAGAAGTTAGGAGAGTCTGAGTATGGAAGAGTCTAGAATAAAGTAGAAGTGTGCTTTAAATTTTGTGCAAAATGTCCATATGGCTTTAGCCCAACCATAGAATCTTCTAGATAGTACACGTGAAAAAATCCAGTGAAGTAATGAGAAGATCCAACGGTCAATAACACTTGGATTTGCCACGTCTCCACCGTTAGATCGGCTTCATCCAATGGTTGTTATTCAAAGTTATTCGCACATTATATAGCGGTATAGACAGGTAAAAGTTACCAGAAATTTGTAGCACTCCATCCCAACATCATTTTTTTTTCATTCCAATTATTTTGTTTACTTGTGTTGTGTTTTTGCATCCGAAATTATTATGTCCATTGGATTTTTTTAGCCGCACCTGAAATTGTTTTCCTCATCTTTTGTCGTTCAACAACATTTTAGTTCAAGAGATCGATCTCTAGGCATTGATTTTAGGTGAAATGTCATATACTCCCTCTGTACACAAATATAAGACGTTTCTTTAGTTCAATTTAGAGACCTTTTACGGTATGTTCCAGTAAATATTAGCCATTCATTCAGCCGATTCAAAGGCGTAGATTCATCAATACTACCATAGAATCATAGTAGTACTTTCTAGTGAAGGGGCAAAATGGACAAAGGTGCGATACAAATCCCGCACAGGCGAGGGCAATGTTGAGGATATCACTTATCGTTATCGTCTCGGTCAGTTGGGAATTAGAGATTAATTGGAAATTGGCCGATTAATTGATTTTATCGGTCGACTATTAATCGGCCATTTTTTCAAATCTCAGGTTCCTAACACTAAAATATGCTATATTCAACACCAAAACAATATTGGAGATAAGTGTTACCTTGATTCCTAGCCTTTGAATCCCCGTATAATAATAAACAAAATAGGACAACAATTAACAAGGTCCACAAAACACAAATAAGTATAGTTTTTGCAAACATAGTGCTATGAATAGGCCCGATTTATTGATAGATTCTTGATAAATCGCTTGTCATAGTGATAAATTGGCCCAAACAATAAACGATGAAGATAAGGCATAATCTTATCGGTCACCCCAAGAGTAGCCATAAATCGGACGATAAATTGCTGAATCGGAAGATTTTTTGAACTAAAAATTCCTTTTTCTCTCTCTGGCACGCAGCGCCGCACCGTCGCTATTTGCTAACCGGTCGCCGCAGATCGTCGCGTcagccaccccccccccccccccccccccctactAGCTGCCGCCCTGTGGCCTCCCATGCGAGCTACCTGGTTGCCTGCCGCCGGGTCCCGAGGAAGAGAGCAAGAGTTGCACGCTGGTTCTTGGGGAAGAGAGTTacggccgccgcctccgccgtcgGCCATGTGGTCATGAATTTGTGACTGCGTAGTTGCCTTCGACCACATCGTCTCGGCGACCTCTAACCTCCCTGAGCTAGTAGGTGACCTCAGCGGAGTGTCTGACTCTGAAGCTTCCTAAAAATTAGAAATTGTGAAATTAAGAACAAAAATTTAAAaacaagaacattttttgaaattttgactaacattttttaaattttctGATTCTTTTCAACAACATGAAACATTTTTGAAAGAATGACAGTTTTCGGAAAACGAAATGATAGaggaaaatgaaaaaaatatggtTCCACAAAGAAGCATAAATTTGCTCATGTGAGACGCTTTTCGAAAAGGGAAGAATATCGTGAAGCGGTAAGCGTTGACTGTTAAAATGGACAGAGGCCCACATGTCATCTGTTGAGAAAACCAATCTAGCCCATTAATTAGAAAGAAGAAAAGGAGTCAGCGGAGCCACCCACCCTCTCCTCTCGATTCCACATCACCGCCGCCGGAAGCACCTGCCGGAGTCTCGCTGAAGGCCGGCGATTCAGGCACTCCTCCGGGCGTGGCTGCCCGAGATGCGCCCGAGTACGTCGCCGCGTGTTGGTGCCACGCCCTGGCCGTTGCCGCGAGGTGCCTTGGCCGTTGTGGCGCCCTGGCTGCTGGCTGCGAGGAGTTTCTCTGGCACCTCCGTCGGTCTCTGGTCCCGTGCCTGGAACCACACCGCCCGTCAGTCTCCAACTCCGGCGTGCTGCCCGTGACTCCCCCTCCTTTCTTTTCTCCCCACGCCGTCATGGAAGTCGGGCTCCTCCAGCCTCCCTTGCTCATGCCGCACCAAACGCCGTCGGCATCGTCTCCACCCGGTTCCGCTCGGCTGTCGCCTAAAAGTCGTCGAGCCGCCGCGTCTCGCCGGAGTCCAGCTCCGCGCGCAGGATGCGGACTGCAGCTTCGGCTGCCGCGCAAGAAGGAGCGTGTGGAGCTACAGGAAGGAGGGAGGATGGGTGGTGGAGCTGCTCGCCGGCGGAAGGGAGGTGGCCCCCGTTGCGCCACCACGACGTATGCACCCACCGCTTCGCCGTGGCCTGTCGCCCGCTGCTGCCGCTCCGCCATGGTCAGCCAGATCTGGACGAGGTTTGAGCCGGCGGGCTCATCCTCCCCTTCCTACGGCCTCAAGTGCACCTCCTCCCCCACACTGCCTTCCCCGACGGCCTCAAGCCTGGTTCAACTGCCCCAGACCttttgtcgttgttgttgttgcaaCGACGTTCCTCATAGGCCAAGTAATCGCCACTTTGTTAGAATGGCTAGTGCCATGAGGCTGGTTGTAATAGGGAgaatcatatactagtatcatgcatatgatacctctcaaatgcatagtatcatatattagtatcatacAGTATTTTATTTGTTATCAtacatgacacatagtagcataatATTTATTATGATacagtatcatgatatgatactcaacccTTTCTTTCTTCATTTAAGTTTATAACACCTTATTAAAATTGCCTAGTTGACATACATGATACCAGCTATGATATTACCATTACGATCAGCCTGATAGGCAATAGCAGTGATTATGAGACGATCGAGTCTGGTTAGCTATCTCAAAACGAACAATAAACAAGTGGACCAAAGAATTGCCACTCTTGGAATGGCTAGTGTCATGGTAGCCCAACAAGAAGTAGAAGACAACTTCATCGGATCGAAGTGGCTACGATTGTGAGATGGATTTGTCATCCATCGTAACAGAGTTGCTCAAAAGATTTGTCCCCGGTGGCTTGGCTGAACTTACGTGGGGACAAGTACCTTGTAAGGAATGATATATTGCAGTGCCAACATAACTATTATCAATAGCACTTGCAAGAATCTAGGATCTGCCCGACCCCGACTCCGACCTGCCCTAGCGTCGTCTCCCCGTGAGGCGGCCGGGGAGGCACGCGCCCCCCTTCCTCCACCCCCTCATCCTCTCACTTCCCCCTGCCGCTGCCGGGGGGTGCACATGGATCTGGCCCGGATGGTGTCAGCGGCGACGAGATCTTCTGTACCCGCGCGCTTGGCCCTCCTTCCCGGGGCAAGGGGTTGGCGGTGGTGAGGCTAGGCTGGTGGCGGTGGCCGGCGGCAGGCGCGATCGTGGCGCTGCTCCTTGGCGGCGAGGCGGCCTGGTGGCGCGGGGTCTCTTTGGGCCCCATCTGGGTCCTAGTAGGCCAGCTCTGGTGCGGCCTCACTGCCTTCTGCTTGGTGAAGAGGAGGAGCGGCTCGGACGGGAGGCGGCGTCGCCGACGGCGTGCCTTCTGCAGCACGACAGTGGGAGCTTTACATGCATCTCAGGGCCCGGTCGGGCCTAGTATGCTCCTGATGTTGCGTTCGATCGGTTACCGTCGTTGACGGTGGAGGTCGGTCCCTCTCGCATGCTGATGGTGCCGCTGCCCCTAGTCTCAGCTCTTCTTCTTTGTTGTGCAGGCCCCACTTC
Protein-coding sequences here:
- the LOC125506487 gene encoding uncharacterized protein LOC125506487, which codes for MAERQQRATGHGEAVGAYVVVAQRGPPPFRRRAAPPPILPPSCSSTRSFLRGSRSCSPHPARGAGLRRDAAARRLLGDSRAEPGGDDADGVWCGMSKGGWRSPTSMTAWGEKKGGGVTGSTPELETDGRCGSRHGTRDRRRCQRNSSQPAARAPQRPRHLAATARAWHQHAATYSGASRAATPGGVPESPAFSETPAGASGGGDVESRGEGSFRVRHSAEVTY
- the LOC125511589 gene encoding uncharacterized protein LOC125511589 encodes the protein MDDLPDDALGDVLRRLPPRWLAASRCVCKAWRRTIDERRLLRPDLLPLSFAGIFIQFDSHAFPEFFARPSPSSANTKLDFLPPPMYPFDGVGDGFDEDYFVRDHCNGLLLTSLYVVSPATRRWDLLPPRRRPADPEWMTFWFNKHLVFDPTVSPHYQVFSIPSLREQSTYRDMGVCSTVQLDRLVEKSEWPPSTYILDVFSSKSDRWEERPFVREGDVAGIVAEARQDHPYEWSSAKRGAAYWQQALYVHCQPNAVMRCTYIYLITTLPISYRHLFYHDQRIT